A region of Dioscorea cayenensis subsp. rotundata cultivar TDr96_F1 chromosome 5, TDr96_F1_v2_PseudoChromosome.rev07_lg8_w22 25.fasta, whole genome shotgun sequence DNA encodes the following proteins:
- the LOC120261497 gene encoding MACPF domain-containing protein At4g24290-like encodes MEGEGEPLELRALRSLGLGFDLTCDFRLRFAKGYPWGRLVELDERNTRDLVFPGGVSAKGVSRDIGFDKGDRLRYRSDVLEFNQMSELVNQKSSVQGKVPSGYFNALFDLSGAWLDDAKDTKNLAFDGYFISLYNLHLKASPLVLREEVKRAVPPKWDPVALSRFIHTYGTHIIVAMAVGGQHVICVRQHPSSTISSADLKVHLEDLGDFVFSDGRSHSPLHRKTKEGKNKVPDVFCNILQSNNLQLASYSETSSKDGLTLVCSKRGGDVFLSSHSKWLQTVPSNPDAMLFKFVPITSLLTGVAGNGYLSHAINLYLRYKPDPEDLQYFLEFQVPRQWAPMFNELALGPQRRKASYPSLQFRFFGPKLQVNTAQVSSDQKPVVGLRLYLEGRTCNRLAIHVQHLSTVPSMLDPSCLRGFSEWQGSEESDPEYFEPVQWGRYARVCTQVVKHNPEWLQRTPNNGVFVVTGAQLVTKGRWPKKVLHLRLLFAHLPNCTIRKTEWTSAPATSRKASFLTNLSTTFTQRDTPQQPKHEPALLNSGVYPEGPPVPVQSRKLLKFVDMVEVVRGPHDSPGHWLVTAAKLVKEGGKIALHVKFALLNYSAEEEIDAPNHCT; translated from the exons ATGGAAGGGGAAGGCGAGCCGCTGGAGCTCAGGGCGCTGCGCTCGCTTGGCCTTGGTTTTGATCTCACTTGTGATTTCCGACTTAGATTCGCTAAAGGGTATCCGTGGGGGAGGTTGGTGGAGCTTGATGAGAGGAATACTCGGGATTTAGTCTTTCCTGGAGGAGTCTCTGCTAAGGGGGTGTCTAGGGATATTGGATTCGATAAGGGTGATCGTTTGCGCTACCGCTCTGATGTCCTCGAGTTCAATCAG ATGTCTGAATTAGTCAATCAGAAATCTTCAGTCCAAGGAAAAGTACCTTCTGGTTATTTTAATGCTCTTTTTGATCTAAGTGGAGCATGGTTGGATGATGCCAAGGACACCAAGAATCTTGCTTTTGATGGTTACTTCATTTCTTTATACAATCTGCACTTAAAGGCTTCTCCTCTGGTTCTGCGAGAAGAGGTCAAAAGGGCGGTTCCTCCCAAGTGGGACCCTGTAGCACTATCTAG GTTCATCCACACTTATGGTACACACATAATTGTGGCAATGGCAGTTGGAGGTCAGCATGTTATTTGTGTCCGGCAGCATCcctcatcaacaatttcatctgCTGATCTTAAGGTACATCTGGAGGATCTTggagattttgttttttctgaTGGAAGGAGTCACTCCCCACTGCATAGGAAGACAAAAGAAGGCAAGAACAAG GTTCCGGATGTCTTCTGCAATATCTTGCAATCAAACAACTTACAACTGGCTAGCTATTCAGAAACTTCAAGCAAGGAC GGTCTCACACTAGTCTGCTCGAAAAGAGGAGGGGATGTGTTCTTGTCAAGTCATTCAAAATGGCTGCAAACAGTTCCTAGTAATCCTGATGCCATGCTCTTTAAGTTTGTACCGATTACATCTCTCCTAACTGGTGTTGcaggaaatggctaccttagtcATGCAATCAATCTATATCTTCGCT ACAAACCTGATCCGGAGGATTTGCAATATTTCTTGGAATTCCAAGTTCCTCGTCAATGGGCACCAATGTTCAATGAACTAGCTCTTGGACCACAAAGAAGAAAAGCATCCTATCCTTCATTGCAGTTTAGGTTTTTTGGCCCAAAACTTCAAGTTAACACTGCACag GTTTCCAGTGATCAGAAGCCTGTAGTTGGTCTGCGGTTGTACTTGGAGGGCAGGACATGCAACCGATTGGCCATACATGTTCAGCACCTATCAACAGTTCCCAGTATGCTTGACCCTTCATGTTTGCGAGGATTTTCCGAGTGGCAGGGATCGGAAGAGTCAGACCCAGAGTACTTTGAACCTGTTCAGTGGGGTAGATATGCCCGGGTCTGCACCCAGGTTGTGAAGCATAATCCAGAATGGCTCCAAAGGACACCGAATAATGGTGTCTTTGTTGTAACAGGTGCTCAACTCGTCACCAAGGGTAGATGGCCTAAGAAGGTCCTCCACCTTCGCCTACTCTTCGCACACCTCCCAAACTGTACCATTCGTAAGACAGAATGGACCAGTGCGCCTGCTACTTCCCGTAAGGCAAGCTTCTTAACAAACCTCAGCACAACATTTACTCAACGTGACACCCCTCAGCAACCAAAACATGAACCTGCATTGCTGAATTCCGGAGTGTACCCAGAGGGCCCTCCTGTTCCAGTTCAGTCTCGCAAGCTCTTGAAATTTGTGGACATGGTTGAGGTGGTCCGCGGCCCACATGACTCCCCCGGCCATTGGCTGGTGACAGCTGCCAAGCTTGTCAAAGAAGGGGGAAAAATTGCCCTCCACGTAAAATTCGCATTGCTGAATTATTCAGCTGAGGAAGAAATCGACGCACCCAATCACTGTacataa
- the LOC120262116 gene encoding transcription factor IBH1-like yields the protein MHNNKCLKENPNPNPNQPLLAYHFIQALTRINLTAHTTTSTKQRSHIIKHAAYVSMAFAAGNKRTWTHAVLLHNRFPLKTRFHRLSGSRRSFIMSLSRNKKTHRHAHLLRSLVPGGHAMEFSSLLMETANYIQYLTAQVRLMQCIVEKFDMHV from the coding sequence ATGCATAATAACAAGTGCCTAAaagaaaaccctaaccctaaccctaaccaaCCATTGTTGGCTTACCACTTCATACAAGCCCTAACTCGTATTAATCTAACTGCACATACTACTACATCTACCAAGCAACGTAGTCACATCATCAAGCATGCAGCCTATGTCTCAATGGCCTTTGCAGCTGGCAACAAGAGAACCTGGACTCATGCAGTACTGCTTCATAATAGGTTTCCTCTAAAAACAAGATTTCATCGTCTTTCCGGTAGCCGGAGATCATTCATCATGTCATTGTCGAGGAATAAGAAGACCCATCGTCATGCTCACTTGCTTCGGAGCTTAGTTCCAGGTGGTCATGCCATGGAGTTCTCAAGCTTGTTAATGGAGACAGCCAATTACATACAGTATCTCACTGCGCAGGTGAGGCTCATGCAGTGCATTGTGGAGAAGTTTGACATGcatgtttga